The DNA window AGTCAGAAACCTGGTCAAGGAGTTCGAGGGCAAGCCGGTCCTGAACGGTGTCGATCTGAATCTTGAGGAGGGGCAAGTCAAGGTCATCATGGGGCCATCCGGCTGTGGCAAATCAACCCTGCTGAGATGTATCAACCGCTTGACCGACCCCACCTCGGGACAGGTGTTCTTTCGCGGCGAGGAGGTCACCCGTCCTGAAACGGATGTGCGCGCCTTGCGTCAGCGCATTGGTTTCGTCTTCCAGAACTTTGCCCTCTACCGTCATCTCAGTGCCCTGGACAACATCAAGCTGGGCCTGCGAAAACTCCGGGGTCTGCCCGACAGCGAGGCCACCGCCCGAGCCAGGCATGAACTGCGCCGCATGAATATGGAGGACCACGAGCGGAAGTTTCCGGCCCAACTCTCTGGCGGACAAAAACAGCGAGTGGCGATCGCCCGGGCCCTGGCCATGGACCCGGCGGTGCTCTTCTTTGACGAACCGACCTCGGCCCTGGATCCACGCATGGCACGGGAGGTCGTGGCCCTGATCAACCAGCTTTATCTGGATAATGTGACCATGCTCTGCGTCACCCATGATGTCTTTTTGGCCCGCCACGTATCCGATCGGGTGATGTTCCTGGACCATGGCCGAGTGCGGGCGGAGGGTGATGCCGATCACTTGCTGGAGGACCATGACGACCCGCATATTCGAGCCTTCTTTGGCCGCGGGACCGAAAAGCCATGACCGCCTGGCTGGCCTTCCTGCGGGA is part of the Chromatiaceae bacterium genome and encodes:
- a CDS encoding amino acid ABC transporter ATP-binding protein codes for the protein MALLEVRNLVKEFEGKPVLNGVDLNLEEGQVKVIMGPSGCGKSTLLRCINRLTDPTSGQVFFRGEEVTRPETDVRALRQRIGFVFQNFALYRHLSALDNIKLGLRKLRGLPDSEATARARHELRRMNMEDHERKFPAQLSGGQKQRVAIARALAMDPAVLFFDEPTSALDPRMAREVVALINQLYLDNVTMLCVTHDVFLARHVSDRVMFLDHGRVRAEGDADHLLEDHDDPHIRAFFGRGTEKP